The following are encoded together in the Pectobacterium punjabense genome:
- the barA gene encoding two-component sensor histidine kinase BarA, translating to MTKYSLRARMLILILAPTLMIGLLLSSFFVIHRYNQLQSQLADSGTSIIEPLATISAYAITHRQMDTIPALINTLHRRHSAIIRTISVFDARNQLLATTNVRNNVALQPLSSDALSYNKLHLHHTSDALILHMPIVNDSEFMPGGGAPLFPGTATPLGYLVIELDTSTIRLQQYQEIFIAALLLLLSLGAAVVFAYRLMRDVTTPIRNMVDTVDRIRRGQLDSRVEGYMLGELDMLKNGINSMAMSLTAYHEEMQQNIDQATYDLRETLEQMEIQNVELDLAKKRAQEAARIKSEFLANMSHELRTPLNGVIGFTRQTLKTPLNTTQTDYLLTIERSANNLLNIINDVLDFSKLEAGKLVLEDIPFSLHSTLDDVVMLLAHTAHEKGLELTLSIQNDVPEQYVGDPLRIQQIITNLLGNAIKFTEQGNIDIRVEKRRQEHHQIQLEVQIRDTGIGIAELQQSQLFQAFRQADTSISRRHGGTGLGLVITQRLVKEMGGDISFQSQLNKGSTFWFHITLPLNPHAIPTEPAYTMLQGKHLAYVEYHPIAAQATLDILSQTPLIVSYSPTFEQLPEGEFDILLLGIPVQYRNSLLDYTPRLRDICRRAPCVILALPSLAQMDAEQLKTFGVHACLSKPLASSRLLPLLQDSTLFQLSFLPSDTAANQNALRHPARLPLSVMAVDDNPANLKLIGTLLEEQVDTIILCESGTDAIAQAQIHQLDIILMDIQMPGMDGICASELIRQIPHHATTPIIAVTAQTMTGERDHLLRSGMDDYLAKPIDEQMLKSVLTRHARKNPLKRDRGDITRLLNEHDDSQLSLDWALAQQQAANKPELARDLLQMLLDFLPEVRRKIENVLNGQTDDDIIELVHKLHGSCSYSGVPRLKRICRYLEQQLRKGVHASDLEPEWLELLDEIDNVNKAAQPHINPMHS from the coding sequence ATGACCAAATACAGTCTTCGTGCACGGATGTTGATACTGATTTTGGCACCAACGCTGATGATCGGGCTGTTGCTCAGCTCGTTCTTCGTTATCCATCGTTACAATCAGTTGCAGTCGCAGTTGGCCGATTCAGGCACCAGCATCATCGAACCACTGGCAACCATCAGCGCCTATGCCATTACCCATCGCCAGATGGACACAATTCCTGCGTTAATCAATACACTTCATCGCCGCCACTCCGCGATTATTCGTACCATTAGCGTATTCGATGCCCGTAATCAGCTACTAGCCACCACTAATGTACGCAATAATGTGGCGTTGCAGCCGCTCAGCAGCGATGCGCTTTCGTACAATAAGCTGCATCTGCACCACACGAGTGATGCGCTGATTCTGCACATGCCGATAGTTAACGACAGCGAATTCATGCCTGGCGGGGGAGCCCCCCTATTCCCTGGTACAGCGACACCTCTCGGCTATCTGGTCATTGAGCTGGATACCAGTACCATTCGGCTTCAGCAGTATCAGGAAATCTTTATCGCCGCGCTCCTACTGCTGTTATCGTTGGGTGCAGCCGTTGTCTTTGCCTATCGTCTGATGCGCGATGTCACCACGCCAATCCGTAATATGGTGGATACCGTCGATCGTATTCGCCGCGGGCAGTTGGATAGTCGGGTGGAAGGCTACATGCTCGGCGAGCTAGATATGCTGAAAAATGGCATTAACTCAATGGCTATGTCGCTGACCGCCTACCACGAAGAAATGCAGCAAAACATCGATCAGGCGACCTACGATCTGCGAGAGACACTGGAGCAGATGGAGATCCAAAACGTTGAACTGGATCTCGCCAAAAAGCGGGCACAGGAAGCCGCACGCATCAAGTCCGAGTTTTTGGCGAATATGTCACATGAACTGAGAACGCCACTGAATGGCGTGATCGGTTTCACCCGCCAGACATTGAAAACCCCACTGAACACCACCCAGACTGACTATTTGCTGACTATCGAGCGATCTGCCAATAACCTGCTAAATATTATTAACGATGTACTGGATTTCTCTAAGCTGGAGGCCGGAAAGTTGGTGCTGGAGGATATTCCATTCTCCCTGCACAGCACGCTAGACGACGTTGTGATGTTGCTGGCACATACGGCACATGAAAAAGGGTTAGAGCTGACGCTCAGCATTCAGAATGACGTTCCTGAACAGTATGTCGGCGATCCGCTACGGATACAGCAGATCATCACTAACCTGCTGGGCAATGCGATTAAATTTACCGAACAGGGCAACATTGACATTCGCGTAGAGAAGCGGCGGCAGGAGCATCATCAAATTCAGCTAGAGGTGCAAATACGCGATACTGGCATCGGTATCGCCGAATTGCAGCAATCGCAGCTGTTTCAGGCTTTCCGTCAGGCTGACACCAGTATTTCACGTCGTCATGGCGGCACAGGGCTTGGGTTGGTCATCACTCAGCGTCTGGTCAAAGAAATGGGCGGCGATATCAGTTTCCAAAGCCAGCTCAACAAAGGCTCGACCTTCTGGTTCCACATCACGCTGCCGCTCAATCCCCACGCCATACCAACCGAACCGGCCTATACGATGCTGCAAGGTAAACATCTGGCCTACGTGGAGTACCATCCTATCGCCGCACAGGCTACGCTGGATATCCTGAGCCAGACGCCGCTTATCGTGAGCTATAGCCCGACGTTTGAGCAACTGCCGGAAGGGGAATTCGATATCCTGCTGCTCGGTATTCCCGTGCAATATCGCAACTCTCTGCTCGACTACACGCCCAGACTGCGCGATATCTGCCGCCGTGCGCCTTGCGTCATTCTGGCACTACCCAGTCTGGCGCAAATGGATGCCGAGCAGTTGAAAACTTTCGGCGTACATGCCTGTCTGAGCAAGCCGCTTGCCTCATCACGCCTGTTGCCACTACTACAGGACAGCACGCTGTTCCAGCTCTCTTTCCTGCCGAGCGACACCGCAGCGAACCAGAATGCACTACGCCACCCAGCTCGTCTGCCGCTGAGCGTGATGGCGGTAGATGACAACCCCGCAAATCTGAAACTGATCGGCACACTGCTGGAAGAACAGGTCGATACGATTATCCTGTGCGAAAGCGGAACAGATGCGATTGCACAGGCGCAAATACATCAGCTCGATATTATCCTCATGGATATTCAGATGCCGGGCATGGACGGTATTTGCGCCAGCGAACTGATCCGCCAGATCCCTCATCATGCTACGACGCCCATTATCGCGGTGACTGCGCAGACCATGACGGGTGAACGCGATCATCTATTGCGCTCAGGTATGGATGACTATCTGGCTAAACCGATAGACGAGCAAATGCTGAAAAGCGTGCTGACACGTCATGCCCGAAAAAATCCGTTGAAGCGCGATCGAGGCGATATTACACGTCTGTTGAACGAGCACGATGATAGCCAACTGTCACTTGACTGGGCATTGGCACAGCAACAGGCCGCTAACAAGCCGGAGCTGGCGCGTGACCTGTTACAAATGCTGCTGGATTTCCTACCGGAAGTACGACGAAAGATCGAGAACGTACTCAACGGTCAGACGGATGACGACATTATTGAACTGGTTCATAAACTGCACGGCAGTTGCAGCTACAGCGGCGTCCCACGTCTGAAGCGCATCTGTCGCTATCTGGAACAACAACTGCGTAAAGGCGTTCACGCCAGCGATCTGGAACCCGAATGGCTGGAGCTACTGGACGAGATCGACAATGTCAACAAAGCCGCCCAGCCGCATATCAATCCCATGCATTCGTAA
- a CDS encoding glycerate kinase, producing the protein MKIVIAPDSYKESLSAQEVATQIEKGFREIFPDACYVKLPVADGGEGTVEAMVAATDGKIVNVKVTGPLGDNIDAFFGLSGDEKTAFIEMAAASGLERVPSQLRNPLKTTSYGTGELIRCALDHGVRHCIIGIGGSATNDGGSGMVQALGAKLLDKQGEQIGFGGGELDKLASIDISELDERIKGCRFEVACDVTNPLTGKLGASAIFGPQKGATPEMIEQLDNALKHYATVIRHGLDMDVEHVPGAGAAGGMGAALQAFCGAELRQGIEIVTEALGLDELVRDATLVITGEGRIDSQTIHGKVPIGVARVAKQYNKPVIGIAGSLTADVAVVHEHGLDAVFSVLYNICSLEEALDNAAENVRMTARNIAATIRLAQSVSC; encoded by the coding sequence ATGAAAATAGTGATCGCACCGGATTCTTATAAAGAAAGCCTGTCTGCACAAGAGGTTGCTACGCAGATTGAAAAGGGATTTCGTGAAATATTTCCCGATGCCTGCTATGTCAAATTGCCCGTTGCAGATGGTGGAGAAGGCACGGTTGAAGCCATGGTTGCTGCGACCGATGGCAAGATTGTTAATGTTAAGGTGACAGGACCGTTAGGCGATAATATTGACGCGTTCTTTGGCCTGTCTGGCGATGAGAAAACGGCGTTTATTGAAATGGCGGCGGCAAGTGGCCTGGAACGTGTGCCTTCTCAACTGCGTAATCCGTTAAAGACCACGAGCTATGGCACGGGCGAGTTGATTCGCTGCGCGTTGGATCACGGCGTTCGGCACTGCATCATCGGGATTGGCGGAAGCGCAACCAATGATGGCGGATCGGGCATGGTGCAGGCGCTGGGCGCGAAGTTGCTGGATAAGCAGGGCGAACAGATTGGTTTTGGCGGCGGTGAACTCGATAAGCTTGCCAGCATTGATATCAGCGAGCTGGATGAGCGTATTAAAGGTTGCCGTTTTGAAGTGGCCTGCGATGTAACCAACCCGTTGACGGGGAAACTTGGGGCATCGGCTATTTTTGGTCCTCAGAAAGGCGCAACGCCGGAGATGATCGAACAGTTGGATAATGCGTTGAAGCATTATGCGACGGTGATCCGGCACGGTCTGGACATGGACGTGGAACACGTTCCTGGAGCGGGTGCTGCGGGCGGAATGGGCGCGGCGTTACAGGCTTTTTGCGGCGCTGAACTTCGTCAGGGTATTGAGATTGTTACGGAAGCGCTGGGACTGGACGAACTGGTTCGAGATGCCACGTTGGTGATTACTGGGGAAGGGCGCATCGATAGCCAGACGATCCATGGCAAAGTACCGATTGGCGTGGCACGCGTCGCCAAGCAGTACAATAAACCGGTGATTGGCATTGCAGGTAGCCTAACGGCAGATGTCGCGGTGGTGCATGAACATGGCCTAGATGCCGTATTCAGCGTGCTTTACAACATCTGCTCACTAGAAGAAGCGCTGGATAATGCGGCAGAGAATGTGCGAATGACGGCGCGTAATATCGCCGCCACGATCCGACTGGCGCAGTCAGTATCGTGCTGA
- the garR gene encoding 2-hydroxy-3-oxopropionate reductase produces MKIGFIGLGIMGKPMSKNLLKAGYSLVVMDRNLDAVAEVVAAGATAATTPKQVAEQCDVIITMLPNSPHVKDVVLGENGVIDGARAGSIVVDMSSIAPLASREIATALAAKEIAMLDAPVSGGEPKAIDGTLSVMVGGDKAQFDRCFEILKSMAGSVVHTGDIGAGNVTKLANQVIVALNIAAMSEALVLATKAGVNPDLVYQAIRGGLAGSTVLDAKAPMVMDRNFKPGFRIDLHIKDLANALDTSHGVGAQLPLTAAVMEMMQALKADDLGSADHSALACYYEKLAKVEVTR; encoded by the coding sequence ATGAAAATTGGTTTTATTGGATTGGGCATCATGGGAAAACCGATGAGTAAAAATCTGCTGAAAGCAGGTTACTCATTAGTCGTGATGGATCGAAATCTGGACGCGGTCGCGGAAGTGGTTGCGGCAGGCGCCACGGCGGCTACAACGCCGAAACAGGTTGCAGAGCAGTGCGATGTCATCATCACCATGCTGCCTAACTCTCCACACGTTAAAGACGTAGTGCTGGGTGAAAACGGCGTCATCGACGGTGCGCGTGCCGGAAGCATTGTGGTGGACATGAGCTCAATCGCCCCGCTTGCTAGCCGTGAAATTGCGACCGCACTGGCCGCGAAAGAGATCGCGATGCTGGATGCCCCGGTTAGCGGCGGTGAACCCAAAGCGATCGACGGCACGCTGTCCGTGATGGTTGGCGGTGACAAGGCGCAGTTTGACCGCTGCTTTGAAATTCTGAAATCAATGGCAGGTTCCGTTGTACATACCGGCGATATCGGTGCGGGCAACGTCACCAAACTAGCGAACCAGGTCATTGTGGCATTGAACATTGCCGCCATGTCTGAAGCGCTGGTGCTGGCGACGAAAGCGGGTGTTAACCCCGATCTGGTTTATCAGGCGATTCGCGGTGGGTTAGCGGGCAGCACGGTGTTGGATGCGAAAGCACCGATGGTGATGGATCGTAACTTCAAGCCGGGGTTCCGTATCGATCTGCATATCAAAGATCTGGCTAATGCATTGGATACCTCACACGGCGTTGGTGCACAGTTACCGTTAACGGCGGCGGTGATGGAAATGATGCAGGCGCTGAAAGCGGACGATCTGGGATCGGCTGACCACAGTGCGCTGGCGTGCTATTACGAGAAACTGGCTAAAGTAGAAGTTACGCGATAA
- the garL gene encoding 2-dehydro-3-deoxyglucarate aldolase produces MKTPLLPNRFRQDLQQGKTLIGCWCALGNPISTEVLGLAGFDWLVLDGEHAPNDIVTFIPQLMALKGSHSAPVVRPPCNEPIIIKRLLDIGFNNFLIPFVETAEEAARAVASTRYPPAGIRGVSVAHRSNSYGTEPDYFAKINDNITVVVQIESQDGLDNLDAIIAVDGVDGVFVGPSDLSAALGYLGQPNHPDVQKAIRHIFDRAAAHNKPCGILAPVEADARRYLEWGASFVAVGSDLGVFRSATQALSDKYKK; encoded by the coding sequence ATGAAGACTCCGCTGTTACCTAACCGTTTTCGCCAAGATTTGCAGCAGGGGAAAACGCTGATTGGCTGCTGGTGCGCGCTAGGCAATCCGATTTCAACTGAAGTGCTGGGGCTGGCGGGATTCGACTGGCTCGTGCTGGATGGAGAACACGCGCCTAATGATATCGTGACGTTTATTCCCCAGTTAATGGCGCTGAAAGGTAGTCACAGCGCGCCCGTTGTCCGCCCGCCATGTAATGAGCCAATCATCATCAAACGGCTGCTGGATATTGGGTTCAATAACTTCCTGATCCCCTTCGTAGAAACGGCGGAAGAAGCCGCGCGTGCGGTGGCCTCCACCCGTTATCCGCCAGCGGGGATTCGCGGTGTTTCCGTGGCGCATCGTAGCAACAGCTATGGCACTGAACCGGACTATTTCGCCAAGATTAACGACAACATTACCGTCGTGGTGCAAATCGAAAGTCAGGATGGCCTAGACAATCTGGATGCGATCATCGCGGTAGATGGCGTAGACGGCGTATTTGTTGGCCCGAGCGATCTGTCTGCGGCGCTGGGCTATCTCGGTCAGCCTAACCACCCCGATGTGCAGAAGGCGATCCGCCACATCTTCGATCGCGCAGCAGCACATAACAAACCGTGCGGCATTCTGGCACCGGTTGAAGCCGATGCGCGTCGCTATCTGGAATGGGGCGCAAGCTTTGTCGCGGTAGGCAGCGATCTGGGCGTATTCCGCAGTGCAACACAGGCGCTGAGCGACAAATACAAGAAGTGA